ATATACATATAGAAAGACTATATACAGAACTTACAGGTCACTGCCGAAGAAGGATTTCTTCGCCCAGGAGAAAAGAGTTCTAGTTATTCTAAAAGCAGCATTAGTGACAACGTTGTACCAGCCAGTTTCAGTAGTTTCTATTAGTTCCACGATTCGAATTGTATCTTCAGGAGGTTGAGGCATATCTTCCGGCTTGTTATTGGTGTCAGAAAGAGGGACTTCTTCCTCAGCAGCTTTGTCGTTGGAATTGGAAACTGATTCAGTGGCTGGTGCGGGGGTATTGGTGCGGGTATTCGCATTACAGACACTGCGTAAAAACTCGGGAGGGTATGCAAAGATCGAGCGGTAGACAGGGGGTTGGAATGTGAGTGGAACTGGAGTGCTGGGGGTAGGGCAGCAACAAGTGTAAGGGTATGAAGGAGGGGGTCGGCCAGAAGGTGGGTATAAGGGCCTACGCTTCTTATACTCTCTCAAGCGAGGCACCGGCTTGGCACTGGCAATCATCGTGTTAAATCTATCCGGGCCTGTGGGGTAGGGTTGCCATTGTTTTGGTTGCTTGTTGACCGTGCTCTTCTCTTTCGTCTTACTGTTCTTCGTTTGCTTTCCCTTCTTGCCTTTGTTAGCctttttgctcttttcAAGGgactttgaaaagaaatcagCCAAGctagacgaagaagaacaagtagaagaagttgaagttgtaGCATCTTTTACAGAACGGAACGAAGAATGATCCAAGTGGGCTGCTTCAAGAATCTCAGTGCTGTCAGAATCGGCATTGGAATCAAAGTCGGAGGCATTGGTGACTTCCCGGAGTGGGCTGTGCTGGTAAGGTATATGGTTTACGTTAAGAGTGGTACGAGTAGGCCTCTTGCGATAAGGTACGCGAGGAATAATTTTGATGGAGTtcacaataaaaaatggTGCAGCCGATGTAGaagacattttttttaagaGGGataagaaaagagaaaaggAGAAAGAAGGATGCATCAACGCCACtcatttatataaacaaacccccgtttctttttattgttAATTTTACTGTCGTTGCTGCGGCTaccttttttctttttctgataATGCAACTCTATTGATgcattttgaattttattCGGACATCTATCTATCCTGTAAGTTACGATCTGCCCTTGCCGATGCTATTTAAGCATGACACCTGCACAGATAATCAACCTTAAATTTAAACATTCTTGGCGGGTGCTAGGATTTCAACAACCGAAAGCAGGAGGAGCCTCAAAATTAAAGCCTGCTAAAAAATGTTTATGTTGGACGAAAGCTGTCAGAAAGCTTTATCGTTTAACAAAGTAATATTCTCCTGCTTTCCGATAAGTAGTAAAACAGTCAACGGGAGTAGAAGACTAAGTAGACTGCTCAAATGGTGTCAAATAGTAATGCAAGATAACTGCCCGTTAAGATAGTGATGTTGTAGATCTCCAGCCGTGCCCGCAGTGATGATTACAGATGTTTGGTAAAGTGTGTCTTATAGGATTCCAGTAGGTGTGAGTTAACAAATGGTTACCAATGTAAGATTACTCCAACAACACATGGCATAGGGAGAGCTCTAGTTTTCTTTTAAGGTACGTAAAATTCACATTGAGGTACTCTTTGTACTGAAAACCTCTTTTAAGCTATATCATTCTTATGTCGCGGTATCCAAATAGAGGGTATGGAACTGTTAAGAGTACGCCTGTTTCGGACGGCTCCTAATGATATGACGGCTCCCAATGATATCTCCATCATCAAGAGTATATTGCACGTCTTTCCATCAGTCACTGACACTATCTACTTAAATTCATCGAATGAAGTCTCGAACTCAAGTATAACTCCAAGATGTTAAAGGTCAGTTACGGCCATATCTAgagtaaaataagatttcccgtccgatcaatcatattcaagcctctaagagccttgatcagtaatgccgtgggagaccaggcgtgaacagaaggtgctgtaattttttgaaattttttcttATGTCTaagatcttgaaaatataattaaaCTAGGCTGCCAGTCAATCTGTAACCAAAATATACAACGAAAAAAAGATATTATACTCTAGAAATGGGGTTATATCTACGTCGCCATGTTCTGGAAGGGTATTTCCAAATAGTTTCTTTCCTACCTTTTGTTTCATCCACTCAATGTCTTTTGTACATTAACAGACCAAGGAATACTGGCATAAAACTACTCTTATGTCGTTCAAGGGGCTCACCATAAGAGGGTAACAAGTCAATCAGCACCTTGTgttcagaaccagaattGTCTTGATGATGTAATTTCCATCTCAGTGGATGGCACATCGGAGCCAGATTTACCAGGGGGctcaataacaataacagcagAACGTAAATCAAATAGTCGCTAGATCTTGTCGTCGACGAATGTCATTAAACATTGAATGACCCCCAAGTTAAGACGAGGAACCCTTGAGGTTTCCCATGTGGAGAAAAGTCCAGTTAGGTGAGACTCTGCCTTCTTGAGAgatatcacgtgatatgCGGCGATGCTATCTTATCTGCAAATTTATTTCGCTCTTATGCAGGTTCGTGgatagaaaaaaaataaatattttttggaaAGTATTAGCTATTACAAGGGATAATATTGATATGGCCAGAAAGTCGAGAGGTATAAATACCTCTAGCAGAAGAGATGAAAGAGATGAGGAGGAGCTGGACTTAGATGAGATCGATCAATTTCATAAAAATCAGGAAGAAATCCTGTTAGACCAGGCTGGTCTAGCAAGGAAAGGTCGATCTGGtcttgatgaagaaatggaaatgagCGATGAGGAGGTGCTTGGCTTAGATaacgatgaagaagaggatgaagaggatatGGAAATGGACGATGATGCACTTTATGGTGGGAAcaatgaagaggatgaagaggaagaagggTGGGGTTCGTCGAAGAACAATTACTATGGCGCTGACGAGCCACAAGATGAGGAAAGTGCGaaacaagaagagcaagaagcATTAAGGTTACAAAAAGCACACTTGGCTGAgcttgctgaagatgactattacgaagatgaagaccTAGACGAATGGAAAGAATCTGCTATGGCCACTGAAAGCGATTTATTAGATAGCACGGGTGGAGTTCATCACGAGGCCCTGCCTGAGCAAGATCCTACATTACTTAGTGAGACAGAAAGGCTTAATCTGCTACAAACTTGGTATCCCGAAGTACTACCGTTCATTGGTGAACTGGAAAAGTATTCCGGCTTGCTGGAAAGTCTGAAAAAGACAGTTAAGGAgagtgaaaataaaattgcATCTATCAAATTCGCTGCTCTTAGCTCGTATCTTGGCACGCTGAGTGCGTATTTTGCATTGTTTGTTGGTACCATTGAAAATGGCAAGGTCAGTTTAAAGGATCACGATGTAGTAAAAGGCATTCTTAAAGCGCGAGAACTGTGGAGACTGGCCAGCAATTTAGATGACGAACAAGACGAGAGTGTTAAGAATAAGAGCAAATCCAACAGTGGTAGTTCTGTTGCTGTTACTAATGCTTCGTCTTCAGACACTGCTGATGATACTATTTGGCAGTCGGCCAGCGAGGGCTACAGTTCAGAAGATGAAACAGCCACCATCAATAGCAAATCCTCGGCaacaaagagaaaaaggGCTGCCTTGGACCGCAACGAGTCCGGGTCTGATTCAGACTCTGAATTCTCAGTTGGTGCTCCAGTTGTCAAACATGTTAAGAGAACTAGAGGTATCAAGTCAGATTACCGCGAAGAAGACATTGATGAAGTTTCAATAGCTGATAAGCTTGCTCGTAAGAAGTCGTTGCGATTCTATACTTCTAAGATTGATCAGCAGACCAATAAGGCCAATAACGGTAGAGAGAAGTTCTCTGGAGATGCTGATTTGCCTTACAAGGAGAGGCATTTCGAAAGGCAACAACGACTCATGGAAGAAGCCCGCAAGAGGGGTCTTAAGACCTCTGGAGGTGCTTATGATCCAGCAGATGATTTTGGATCTGACGATGATAATGATCGTAGTACTGCCAAGTTAGTAAACGATGGCTTTAGCGAAGATTACTACAATACCATTAAAGCAGCATCTGAGAAGCGCAAGGAAGAGAAGAGGAACAACCACTTGCTGGCTAAGCAGGCTGCAAAAGAGGGCCGTCTTGAAGAGCTGGCCAGTGAGCTTGCTACCGACGGTGATAAGCGTGCTATCAACTATCAAATTCTTAAAAACAAGGGTCTTACACCCAAGCGTAATAAGGACAATCGTAACTCTCGtgtcaagaagagaaagaggTACGAGGCAgccaaaaagaagttgCCCAGTGTGCGCCAGGTTTACAAGGCTCCCACTTCATCCTACCAGGGAGAACAGACTGGTATCAAGAAAAACCTCATACGCAGTGTCCGTTTCGCAAACTAATTATgtctatatattttcaattgcatttCGATTTATCACCCGTCAAATTTGCAGCTGCCGGGTACGCTTCCGGTGCTCGGGctctctgcctccggtaGCTGGGGCACGGCCCCTAATGTCGTGGCCCTTCTCGCTGAGTTCAAGTCGTTAAATATTGGTGTCATTAATCTCCTGGTCATCCAGAATTAATATGTATGGGGGGcagattctgattctgtaGAAGCTTATTGCTGGGAGATTTGCTCGAGGACCCTTCGGATGGAGGAGCCGATTTTTGGGGTCTGGCTCATGATCATCGGAGTTCGTTACGCAAATCGTCATTCGACGCATGCATCATGTAATCAGTCCCTGCAAGCGTGGGGTACAAGGTACTCTATAAAAGCACACCATAGCGCACCCTTTGAGCTAGTAGAAACTCAATCAGATTGTGTTTGCATCTCTGAGTTGTGATTCTATCGTTGTAAACATGTCTTCAAGCAAAGCATTTAAAAGCCACTACGAACAGGACGAGCGTTGGACCGCCGTCGATGAGTACACCAATGGGCATCTCCATAATCCCGATACTCATGGCAATTCAAAGGTATTATCGGAAGCGCTTTCGAACTCAATTGACAAGGGATTGCCAGATATCTCTACTTTCCCATCATATGGCAAGCTCCTTGCTTTGCAGGCTAAACTTGCTGGTGCAGACTATGCCCTTGAAGTTGGAACTCTTGGTGGATACACATCTATCTGGTTAGCTACAGAAAACCCCAATATCAAGATCGTGACTCTGGAAGTCAATCAGCACCATGCTGACGTGGCATTAGAGAATTTGCGAAGAGCTGGTGTGGCCGACAGAGTCGAAATAATTGTTGGCCCAGCTTTGGAAACTCTGCCCAAACTTGCAGAAGAGATTGCAGCAGGCAAGAGACAGAAGTTCGGTTTCACCTTCATTGATGCTGACAAGACCAACAACTGGAACTATTTTGACTGGGCAGTCAAGATCAGCAGGTCCCGTGCTgtgattgttgttgataatgTGGTCAGAAACGGCACGATTGTTGCCAAAGAGAAACTCAACGATCCCAATGTCAGCGGTGCAAGAAACGTCATAGAACGAGTGGGTAAAGACAACCGcgttgatgctgttgtgCAACAAACAGTGGGAGAAAAGAATTACGATGGGTTTTTACTTGCCATTGTTAAATAAAGAGTGCATACATATATACActtatatattttgatgTACTACTTGCGTGCTTGAGTAGCCGGCTCCCGAATCATACAATAGAGCTTGCATATAGTTAGTTACGAAAAATGGATGATGATTTAGCGGCTGGGCTCTACCCCCAAACCctttgtgctcgcttcaCCTGTAGCGTTAAATCTGAGTCATTTCAGATCGCTCCCAGTAACAATTAGAGCGGATTTAgaggaggagcagcgggatctggggcggagccccagccgccggatGCCGAATAGTAGTAACTGTCTTGTCTTACCTTGCCTTGAGAGCCGTCGAGGTCCATGACAAGTGGCTTGACGACTTGGAATCCGAACCGTTCATATATAGGGATGTTGGGAATTTCCTTGCTGGATTCCAGGTAGCAGGGAATGGAGTTTGCGTCGGCCTGCAAGTTAGTATCTAGCATGATTATAATGCAGGGTTCGGCTACAGGGTGTTGGCTACAGGGGCTGGCTACAGAGGCCCTTATCAACTGCCCATATCACAGGGGGTAAACCCAGCTTATGAATTGGAGAT
This is a stretch of genomic DNA from Sugiyamaella lignohabitans strain CBS 10342 chromosome C, complete sequence. It encodes these proteins:
- the SAS10 gene encoding Sas10p (Subunit of U3-containing Small Subunit (SSU) processome complex; involved in production of 18S rRNA and assembly of small ribosomal subunit; disrupts silencing when overproduced; mutant has increased aneuploidy tolerance; essential gene; GO_component: GO:0005730 - nucleolus [Evidence IEA]; GO_component: GO:0005730 - nucleolus [Evidence IDA] [PMID 12068309]; GO_component: GO:0005634 - nucleus [Evidence IEA]; GO_component: GO:0005634 - nucleus [Evidence IDA] [PMID 9611201]; GO_component: GO:0030529 - ribonucleoprotein complex [Evidence IEA]; GO_component: GO:0032040 - small-subunit processome [Evidence IDA] [PMID 12068309]; GO_function: GO:0003674 - molecular_function [Evidence ND]; GO_process: GO:0007049 - cell cycle [Evidence IEA]; GO_process: GO:0000480 - endonucleolytic cleavage in 5'-ETS of tricistronic rRNA transcript (SSU-rRNA, 5.8S rRNA, LSU-rRNA) [Evidence IMP] [PMID 15489292]; GO_process: GO:0000447 - endonucleolytic cleavage in ITS1 to separate SSU-rRNA from 5.8S rRNA and LSU-rRNA from tricistronic rRNA transcript (SSU-rRNA, 5.8S rRNA, LSU-rRNA) [Evidence IMP] [PMID 15489292]; GO_process: GO:0000472 - endonucleolytic cleavage to generate mature 5'-end of SSU-rRNA from (SSU-rRNA, 5.8S rRNA, LSU-rRNA) [Evidence IMP] [PMID 15489292]; GO_process: GO:0000462 - maturation of SSU-rRNA from tricistronic rRNA transcript (SSU-rRNA, 5.8S rRNA, LSU-rRNA) [Evidence IMP] [PMID 12068309]; GO_process: GO:0000462 - maturation of SSU-rRNA from tricistronic rRNA transcript (SSU-rRNA, 5.8S rRNA, LSU-rRNA) [Evidence IMP] [PMID 12837249]; GO_process: GO:0006364 - rRNA processing [Evidence IEA]; GO_process: GO:0042254 - ribosome biogenesis [Evidence IEA]) encodes the protein MARKSRGINTSSRRDERDEEELDLDEIDQFHKNQEEILLDQAGLARKGRSGLDEEMEMSDEEVLGLDNDEEEDEEDMEMDDDALYGGNNEEDEEEEGWGSSKNNYYGADEPQDEESAKQEEQEALRLQKAHLAELAEDDYYEDEDLDEWKESAMATESDLLDSTGGVHHEALPEQDPTLLSETERLNLLQTWYPEVLPFIGELEKYSGLLESLKKTVKESENKIASIKFAALSSYLGTLSAYFALFVGTIENGKVSLKDHDVVKGILKARELWRLASNLDDEQDESVKNKSKSNSGSSVAVTNASSSDTADDTIWQSASEGYSSEDETATINSKSSATKRKRAALDRNESGSDSDSEFSVGAPVVKHVKRTRGIKSDYREEDIDEVSIADKLARKKSLRFYTSKIDQQTNKANNGREKFSGDADLPYKERHFERQQRLMEEARKRGLKTSGGAYDPADDFGSDDDNDRSTAKLVNDGFSEDYYNTIKAASEKRKEEKRNNHLLAKQAAKEGRLEELASELATDGDKRAINYQILKNKGLTPKRNKDNRNSRVKKRKRYEAAKKKLPSVRQVYKAPTSSYQGEQTGIKKNLIRSVRFAN